The following are encoded together in the Xanthomonas vesicatoria ATCC 35937 genome:
- a CDS encoding [protein-PII] uridylyltransferase, which produces MTDTPADRPDPGVAGDAEWAAQARPLLVHADMRLCKRFDQGEPIERLVALRARAVDQLMRNAWARCIPPDSGLSLHAVGGYGRGELFPRSDVDVLVLGNTAAQQRHEQALARLFALLWDVGLPISHAVRSPAQCTAAAIDQTVLTALIESRPLVADGEARAALAAAIAPQWVWPPRDFFQAKREELLARHQRFGDTADNLEPDIKDGPGGLRDLQTLGWMALRAFGVKDLEALVGLGHVGLDEAAALRREREELARLRFGLHIVANRPEERLRFDYQKTLAQRLGFADDPESLGVEKMMQRFYRSAALIRRISDRLLQRFEEQFDGEAVPEPLGDGFSLRRGYLAADAESWPDGDVLQVFALFAQWAAHRDVRGLHSLTARALAEVLRDLPAYDVADATARERFMALLRGPRAVETLNRMARLGVLGQWIPAFASVSGRMQFDLFHVYTVDQHTLMVLRNIALFAAGRADERFSITHEVWPRLRKPELLLLAGLFHDIAKGRGGDHSELGAVDARAFCLAHRLSEGDTQLVTWLVEQHLRMSVTAQKQDISDPEVIHRFATLVGTRERLDYLYLLTCADIAGTSPKLWNAWKDRLLADLYFAARRALREGLEHPPPREERLREARDSARALMQAQGHDDATIDRQFAGMPDENFLRFRPEQLAWQAASLIEVQIGQTLVKARRAVPDNDALELFVYSPDRDGLFSAIVATLDRKGYGIHRARVLDAPHDAIFDVFEVLPQEGYADGDPQRLAAALRQVLAGDLQKVRPSRRAVPRQLRHFRFAPRVEFSESAGGRRTRISLVAPDRPGLLADVAHVLRMQHLRVHDARIATFGERAEDQFQITDEHDRPLSESARQALRDALCACLDPA; this is translated from the coding sequence ATGACGGACACGCCGGCGGATCGACCCGACCCGGGTGTCGCCGGCGACGCGGAATGGGCCGCGCAGGCCCGTCCGCTGCTGGTGCATGCGGATATGCGGCTGTGCAAGCGCTTCGATCAGGGCGAGCCGATAGAACGGCTGGTCGCGTTACGCGCGCGCGCGGTCGACCAGTTGATGCGCAATGCCTGGGCGCGCTGCATTCCGCCCGATAGCGGCCTGTCGTTGCACGCCGTTGGCGGGTATGGTCGCGGCGAGCTGTTTCCGCGCTCGGACGTGGATGTACTGGTGCTGGGCAATACCGCCGCGCAGCAGCGCCACGAGCAGGCGCTGGCCCGCTTGTTCGCATTGTTGTGGGATGTCGGTCTGCCGATCAGTCACGCGGTGCGTTCGCCGGCGCAGTGCACCGCCGCAGCGATCGATCAGACCGTGCTCACCGCGTTGATCGAGTCGCGGCCGCTGGTGGCCGACGGCGAAGCGCGTGCGGCGCTGGCCGCAGCGATCGCGCCGCAATGGGTGTGGCCGCCGCGCGATTTCTTCCAGGCCAAACGCGAAGAGTTGCTGGCACGGCATCAGCGCTTTGGCGATACCGCCGATAACCTCGAACCCGACATCAAGGACGGCCCGGGCGGCCTGCGCGATTTGCAGACGCTGGGCTGGATGGCGCTGCGCGCATTCGGGGTCAAGGATCTGGAAGCTTTGGTCGGGCTGGGCCATGTCGGCTTGGACGAAGCGGCTGCATTGCGGCGCGAGCGCGAAGAATTGGCGCGGTTGCGCTTTGGCCTGCACATCGTGGCCAACCGGCCAGAAGAGCGGCTGCGTTTCGATTACCAAAAGACGCTGGCGCAGCGGTTGGGGTTTGCTGACGATCCGGAAAGCCTGGGCGTTGAAAAAATGATGCAGCGCTTCTACCGCAGCGCTGCGTTGATCCGCCGCATCAGCGACCGACTGTTGCAGCGTTTCGAAGAACAGTTCGATGGCGAAGCGGTACCGGAGCCGCTGGGCGACGGTTTCAGCCTGCGTCGCGGCTATTTGGCCGCCGATGCCGAGAGCTGGCCCGATGGCGATGTGCTGCAGGTGTTCGCGCTGTTTGCGCAGTGGGCAGCGCATCGCGATGTGCGCGGGCTGCATTCGTTGACCGCACGTGCGCTGGCCGAAGTCTTACGCGATCTGCCTGCCTACGATGTCGCCGACGCGACCGCCCGCGAGCGCTTCATGGCGCTGTTGCGCGGGCCGCGTGCAGTGGAAACGCTCAATCGCATGGCGCGGCTCGGCGTATTGGGGCAGTGGATTCCCGCCTTTGCCAGCGTGTCCGGGCGCATGCAGTTCGACCTGTTTCACGTCTATACGGTAGATCAGCACACCCTGATGGTGCTGCGGAACATCGCGTTGTTCGCTGCCGGACGTGCCGACGAGCGGTTTTCGATCACCCACGAAGTCTGGCCGCGCCTGCGCAAGCCGGAATTGCTTCTGCTGGCCGGTCTTTTTCATGACATCGCCAAAGGCCGTGGCGGGGACCACTCCGAACTGGGCGCGGTGGATGCACGCGCGTTCTGTCTTGCGCACCGGTTGAGCGAAGGCGATACCCAACTGGTGACCTGGCTGGTGGAGCAGCATCTGCGCATGTCGGTCACCGCGCAAAAACAGGACATCTCCGACCCGGAGGTCATCCATCGTTTCGCCACCCTGGTCGGCACCCGCGAGCGGCTGGATTATCTGTATCTGCTGACATGTGCCGACATCGCCGGCACCAGCCCCAAGCTGTGGAACGCATGGAAAGACCGGCTGCTGGCGGATCTGTATTTCGCTGCGCGTCGCGCGTTGCGCGAAGGTCTGGAACATCCGCCGCCGCGCGAGGAACGCTTGCGCGAGGCGCGCGATTCCGCGCGCGCGCTGATGCAGGCGCAAGGCCACGACGATGCCACCATCGACCGCCAGTTCGCCGGCATGCCGGACGAAAACTTCCTGCGCTTCCGTCCCGAGCAACTCGCCTGGCAGGCGGCGTCGTTGATCGAAGTACAGATCGGCCAGACCTTGGTCAAGGCGCGTCGTGCGGTGCCGGACAACGATGCGCTGGAACTGTTCGTGTATTCGCCGGACCGCGATGGCCTGTTCTCGGCCATCGTGGCCACGCTGGATCGCAAGGGCTACGGCATCCACCGTGCGCGGGTACTGGACGCGCCGCACGACGCGATCTTCGACGTGTTCGAAGTGCTGCCGCAGGAAGGCTATGCCGACGGCGATCCGCAGCGTCTTGCCGCAGCGCTACGGCAGGTACTGGCCGGCGACCTGCAAAAGGTGCGGCCATCGCGGCGTGCCGTGCCACGCCAATTGCGACATTTCCGTTTTGCGCCACGCGTGGAATTCAGCGAAAGCGCTGGCGGCCGCCGCACCCGCATCAGTCTGGTCGCCCCCGATCGCCCCGGCCTGCTGGCCGATGTGGCGCATGTCCTGCGCATGCAACATCTGCGCGTGCACGACGCGCGCATCGCCACCTTTGGCGAGCGGGCGGAGGATCAGTTCCAGATCACCGACGAGCACGATCGCCCGTTGTCCGAATCCGCCCGGCAGGCCCTGCGCGATGCGTTGTGCGCCTGTCTCGATCCCGCCTAG
- a CDS encoding arsenate reductase, translating into MTTLYGLKNCDTCKKATKWLDRFGVAYTFVDYRDNKPSPEAMLEWAGKAGGFDALINKSSTTWRQLPDNKKAPGSEAEWKLLLREYPQLIRRPVVVTDDGALTQGFSDNGFKRRFGVG; encoded by the coding sequence ATGACCACGTTGTATGGATTGAAGAACTGCGATACCTGCAAAAAGGCGACCAAGTGGCTGGATCGTTTCGGCGTCGCCTACACGTTTGTGGATTACCGCGACAACAAGCCGTCGCCGGAGGCGATGCTGGAGTGGGCCGGCAAGGCGGGCGGATTCGATGCCTTGATCAACAAGTCGTCTACCACCTGGCGGCAGTTGCCCGACAACAAGAAGGCGCCCGGTTCGGAAGCGGAGTGGAAGCTGTTGCTGCGCGAGTACCCGCAATTGATCCGCCGCCCTGTTGTGGTCACCGATGACGGTGCACTGACCCAGGGCTTTTCCGATAACGGCTTCAAACGGCGCTTCGGCGTCGGCTGA
- the dapD gene encoding 2,3,4,5-tetrahydropyridine-2,6-dicarboxylate N-succinyltransferase: protein MATTKKTARKPGATTASAAPKRAATSTAKAAKTPAGTAKPVASVGKKGAVKTAAVKKTAVDKPAAKKKAGAPRVAKQATRVVSAPAAKKAAAAKKLPIAEQAVQSAATHVGSDELKFGIESAFERRATLTMDEIEGSTRAIVTRVIDGLESGVFRVAEPDGQGGWTVNEWLKKAVLLYFRVNEMAVIDAQPAPFWDKVESRFAGFHEAEFRKAGVRVVPGAVARRGTYFGKDVVLMPSFTNIGAYVGEGTMVDTWATVGSCAQIGKHCHLSGGAGIGGVLEPLQASPTIIEDHCFIGARSEVVEGVVIGHHSVIGMGVFISQSTRIYNRATGEISYGYVPPYSVVVSGQLPSKDGSHSLYCAVIVKQVDARTRSKTSVNELLRGLAD, encoded by the coding sequence ATGGCCACCACCAAGAAGACCGCGCGCAAGCCCGGCGCCACCACCGCCAGCGCCGCACCCAAGCGCGCCGCGACCTCCACCGCCAAGGCCGCCAAGACGCCCGCAGGCACGGCCAAGCCGGTAGCGAGCGTCGGCAAGAAGGGAGCGGTCAAGACGGCGGCGGTCAAGAAAACCGCGGTGGACAAGCCCGCTGCAAAAAAGAAGGCTGGCGCACCGCGCGTGGCCAAGCAGGCAACCCGCGTGGTGTCGGCGCCGGCCGCAAAGAAGGCGGCCGCTGCGAAGAAACTGCCGATTGCCGAGCAGGCCGTGCAGAGCGCGGCAACCCATGTGGGCAGCGATGAACTCAAGTTCGGCATCGAAAGCGCGTTCGAGCGCCGTGCCACCTTGACGATGGACGAGATCGAGGGCTCCACCCGCGCGATCGTCACCCGCGTGATCGACGGCCTGGAGAGCGGCGTATTCCGCGTCGCCGAGCCGGACGGGCAGGGCGGCTGGACCGTCAACGAGTGGTTGAAGAAAGCCGTGCTGCTGTATTTCCGCGTCAACGAGATGGCGGTTATCGACGCGCAGCCGGCGCCGTTCTGGGACAAGGTGGAGTCGCGCTTTGCCGGCTTCCATGAAGCCGAATTCCGCAAGGCCGGGGTGCGCGTGGTGCCCGGTGCGGTGGCGCGCCGCGGTACCTATTTCGGCAAGGATGTAGTGCTGATGCCGAGCTTCACCAATATCGGTGCCTATGTCGGCGAAGGCACCATGGTCGATACCTGGGCCACGGTGGGCTCGTGCGCGCAGATCGGCAAGCACTGCCATCTGTCCGGCGGTGCCGGCATCGGTGGCGTGCTCGAACCGTTGCAGGCCAGCCCGACGATCATCGAAGACCACTGTTTTATCGGTGCGCGCTCGGAAGTGGTCGAAGGTGTGGTCATCGGCCATCACAGCGTGATCGGCATGGGCGTGTTCATTTCGCAGAGCACGCGGATCTACAACCGCGCCACCGGCGAAATTTCCTATGGCTATGTGCCGCCGTATAGCGTGGTGGTGTCCGGCCAGCTGCCGTCCAAGGACGGTTCGCATTCGCTGTATTGCGCGGTGATCGTCAAGCAAGTGGATGCCAGGACGCGCAGCAAGACCAGCGTCAACGAGCTGTTGCGCGGTCTGGCCGATTGA
- the asnB gene encoding asparagine synthase B yields the protein MCSIFGIFGLQPGDDLQALRRQALECSQRQRHRGPDWSGVYVDAGAILVHERLAIVDPAGGSQPLLSEDGQLTLAVNGEIYNHRELKQELQQPYAFQTGSDCEVINALYREDAPASYLNRLNGIFAFALWDKAAGRVIIARDPIGVVPLYWGHDREGRLRVASELKSLVDDCADAAQFPPGHWYDSATGALSRYYERAWREYGEVEGVQVQLQELREAFERAVHRQLMTDVPYGVLLSGGLDSSLVAAVAARYARHRIEENDTTEAWWPRLHSFAIGLKGSPDLAAAEVAAAALGTVHHGFEYTFEEGLDALPEVIRHIETYDVTTIRASTPMFLLARRIKAMGVKMVLSGEGSDEIFGGYLYFHKAPNAREFHEELVRKLDALNNYDCLRANKSMMAWGVEPRVPFLDREFLDVAMRMDASFKMIDKTSTGATRMEKGVLRQAFAGYLPESILWRQKEQFSDGVGYGWIDGLKAHAATHVSDRELAAADRRFPVNPPQTKEAYFYRSLFEQFFPSQAAAETVPGGKSIACSSPTAIAWDASFAAMADPSGRAIAGVHEQALAS from the coding sequence ATGTGTTCCATCTTCGGCATTTTCGGCCTGCAACCCGGCGACGATCTGCAGGCCCTGCGCCGGCAGGCGCTGGAATGTTCGCAGCGGCAGCGGCATCGTGGCCCGGACTGGAGCGGCGTGTATGTCGACGCTGGTGCGATCCTGGTGCACGAACGCCTGGCCATCGTCGATCCGGCCGGCGGCTCGCAACCATTGCTCTCGGAAGATGGGCAGCTGACATTGGCGGTGAATGGCGAAATCTATAACCATCGCGAACTCAAGCAGGAGCTGCAGCAGCCATACGCCTTCCAGACCGGCTCAGATTGCGAAGTGATCAACGCGCTGTACCGCGAGGATGCACCGGCCTCGTATCTCAACCGCCTCAACGGCATCTTTGCGTTCGCACTGTGGGACAAGGCGGCCGGGCGGGTGATCATCGCGCGCGACCCGATCGGCGTGGTGCCGCTGTACTGGGGACATGATCGGGAAGGCCGCCTGCGCGTGGCCTCGGAGCTGAAATCGTTGGTGGACGACTGCGCCGATGCCGCGCAGTTTCCGCCCGGTCACTGGTACGACAGTGCCACCGGTGCCTTGAGCCGCTACTACGAGCGCGCCTGGCGCGAATACGGCGAAGTGGAAGGCGTGCAGGTGCAACTGCAGGAGTTGCGCGAGGCGTTCGAACGCGCGGTGCATCGTCAGCTGATGACCGACGTGCCGTATGGCGTGTTGCTTTCCGGCGGTCTGGATTCCTCGTTGGTCGCCGCGGTGGCTGCGCGCTATGCACGGCATCGCATCGAAGAAAACGACACCACCGAAGCATGGTGGCCGCGCCTGCATTCGTTCGCGATCGGCTTGAAAGGCTCGCCTGATCTTGCCGCTGCCGAGGTGGCCGCCGCCGCACTGGGTACCGTGCATCACGGCTTCGAATACACCTTCGAAGAAGGCCTGGACGCGTTGCCGGAAGTGATCCGCCATATCGAAACCTACGATGTCACCACGATTCGCGCGTCCACGCCGATGTTTCTGCTGGCGCGGCGTATCAAGGCGATGGGCGTCAAGATGGTGCTGTCGGGCGAAGGCAGCGACGAAATCTTTGGTGGGTATCTGTACTTCCACAAGGCGCCGAACGCGCGCGAGTTCCATGAAGAGCTGGTGCGCAAGCTCGACGCGCTCAACAACTACGATTGCCTTCGCGCCAACAAGTCGATGATGGCCTGGGGCGTGGAGCCGCGCGTGCCGTTCCTGGACCGCGAGTTCCTGGACGTGGCCATGCGCATGGATGCCAGCTTCAAGATGATCGACAAAACCAGCACCGGCGCCACGCGGATGGAAAAGGGCGTATTGCGCCAAGCCTTCGCCGGTTATCTGCCCGAATCGATCCTGTGGCGGCAGAAAGAACAGTTTAGCGATGGCGTGGGTTATGGCTGGATCGATGGACTCAAGGCCCACGCCGCCACGCATGTGAGCGACCGCGAACTGGCGGCGGCCGACCGGCGTTTTCCGGTCAATCCGCCGCAGACCAAGGAGGCGTATTTCTATCGCAGCCTATTCGAGCAGTTTTTCCCGAGCCAGGCGGCGGCAGAAACCGTGCCCGGCGGTAAGTCGATTGCGTGCTCGTCGCCGACTGCGATTGCCTGGGACGCGAGTTTTGCCGCGATGGCCGACCCATCGGGCCGTGCGATTGCCGGCGTGCACGAGCAGGCACTGGCTTCGTAA
- the dapE gene encoding succinyl-diaminopimelate desuccinylase — protein sequence MSDVLDLTRDLIARASVTPVDAGCQAMLAQRLDAAGFRCEHLRLGEVDNLWATHGRGAPVLVLLGHTDVVPPGPREAWTSDPFDPQIRDGVLYGRGAADMKGSVAAFVIAAEQFVAAHPAHAGTLAVLLTSDEEGDAINGVRRVADVFRERGQTIDWCITGEPSSTERLGDLLRVGRRGSLSGNLIVNGVQGHVAYPHKARNPIHLAAPALAELIARRWDDGFESFPPTSLQISNIHAGTGANNVIPGELQVAFNLRYTPHWDAPRLEAEITAVLDRHALDYSVRWHRSGEPFYTPEGRLRSVAREVLGQFAGAPPEESTGGGTSDARFIAPLGAQCIEVGPVNASIHQVDEHVRVADLEALPSLYRTLVERLLIG from the coding sequence ATGAGCGATGTGCTGGATTTGACCCGCGACCTGATTGCGCGCGCGTCGGTAACGCCGGTGGATGCCGGGTGTCAGGCAATGCTTGCGCAACGACTGGATGCGGCCGGTTTCCGCTGCGAGCACCTGCGTCTGGGCGAAGTCGATAATCTGTGGGCCACGCATGGTCGCGGCGCGCCGGTGCTCGTGCTGCTCGGGCATACCGATGTGGTGCCGCCCGGCCCCCGCGAGGCTTGGACCAGCGATCCGTTCGATCCGCAGATCCGCGACGGCGTGCTGTACGGGCGTGGTGCGGCGGACATGAAGGGCAGCGTCGCCGCGTTTGTCATTGCCGCAGAGCAGTTCGTTGCCGCGCATCCAGCGCACGCAGGCACGCTGGCGGTGCTGCTGACCTCGGACGAAGAGGGCGACGCCATCAATGGTGTGCGCCGGGTTGCCGACGTGTTTCGCGAACGTGGGCAAACGATCGATTGGTGCATCACCGGGGAGCCTTCGTCTACCGAGCGTTTGGGCGATCTGTTGCGCGTCGGCCGCCGCGGCAGCCTGTCCGGCAATCTGATCGTCAACGGTGTCCAAGGCCATGTGGCGTACCCGCACAAGGCGCGCAACCCGATCCACCTGGCGGCACCGGCGCTGGCCGAACTGATCGCGCGGCGATGGGACGATGGCTTCGAAAGTTTCCCGCCCACCAGCCTGCAGATTTCCAATATCCATGCCGGCACCGGCGCCAATAACGTGATCCCCGGCGAGCTGCAGGTGGCTTTCAATCTGCGTTACACCCCGCACTGGGATGCGCCGCGTCTGGAGGCAGAAATCACCGCAGTGCTGGATCGCCATGCACTGGATTACAGCGTGCGTTGGCACCGCAGTGGCGAGCCGTTCTATACGCCAGAGGGGCGGCTGCGCAGTGTCGCGCGCGAGGTGTTGGGCCAGTTCGCCGGCGCGCCGCCGGAAGAGAGCACCGGCGGCGGTACCTCCGATGCGCGCTTCATCGCACCGCTGGGCGCGCAATGCATCGAAGTCGGCCCGGTCAACGCGTCGATCCACCAGGTCGACGAGCATGTGCGCGTGGCCGATCTGGAGGCGCTGCCGTCGCTGTATCGCACGCTTGTCGAGCGCTTGTTGATCGGCTGA